Part of the Labilibaculum antarcticum genome, AGTTATTGAAATGTGGCGTATTTATTGGTTCTTGGTTGTATTATGTATGTTTTTATTACTGTGCAATTTTAAATGGTTTTAAATAAGATAAGGGGAGTAGGATAGTGTTTTATGCTGATTATAATTAGTTAGTGATCGGTCGCTATCTTCTTGTTTGGGGAAAACTTCAAATTGAAAAAAAATGCCCTTCCCGAACAGGGGAAAGTTTCGATTTGAAAAAAGAGGCCTTTCCCGAACAGGGGAAAGCTTCGATTTGAAAAAAGAGGCCTTTCCCGAACAGGGGAAAGCTTCGATTTGAAAAAAGAGACCTTTCCCGAACAGGGGAAAGCTTCAAATTGAAAAAAGAGGCCTTTCGCGAACAGGGGAAAGCTCCGATTTGAAAAAAGAGACCTTTCCCCAAGTGGGGAGGCTTCAAATTGAAAAAAGAGGCCTTTCGCGAACAGGGGAAAGCTCCGATTTGAAAAAAGAGACCTTTCCCCAAGTGGGGAGGCTTTACATTTGAATTTTTGGGCTTATCCCCGAAAGGGGGAGATTGGAATTTGAAAATTGCCGGCAATGAAGAGTATGGGGAGAGGTGATTTTTTTGAGGTCGATTTTACTTTAGTTCTTCCATTGAGTTCTCCATTTCAATTAGTCAGGGTAGGGCAAGGTGAAATAAAATATGGAGCCAACACCTTCTTCGCTTTCTACCCATATTGTACCACCTAGCATTTCAACATACGATTTGGTAATTGATAAGCCCAGTCCTACACCCTGACGAGCCATTTTATCTTCAATATCTGCTTGAATAAATCGATCAAAAATTGCTACTGTGCGGTCATTCGGAATGCCAAATCCGGTGTCTTTCACGTAAAATTCAAGTTTGTCAGCCTTTTTAAGGTAACCAAGTTCAATTGATCCTTTTTTGGTATATTTTATAGCATTTTTAACAAGGTTTGTTAGTATTGCAAAAACTTTTTCGCGGTCGGTTTTAATAATCGCTTCTTTTGTGGGTAATGCAGTATTGTAGGTAAGCTTTAATCCTTTGTTTTTAGCTTCGAGCTTAAAGAATGAATAGATGAATTTGATTTGTTCGTTTACATTCGATTCTTCGATATCGATTTCCATTAGACCCGCTTCAATTTTTGAAATATCTATAATATCATTGATGATATTCAACATACGGTTTCCGCTATCCTCAATAATGTTGATGTATTTTTTTTGCTTGCCAACAGGAAGATCTGGTGTTTTAAGCAGATCGGCAAAACCCAGTATTCCATTCATTGGAGTACGTATTTCGTGGCTCATATTGGCGAGGAAAGCAGATTTAAGGCGATCACTTTCTTCGGCACGCTCTTTTGCAATTACTATTTCTTGTTCAGCTTTTTTTCTTACCGTAATATCCGATAAGGAGCCAGCCATACGAATGGGTTTTCCATTTTTGTCGCGAACAGATTCTCCTCTAACGAGTAACCAGACAAAATCGCCGTTTTTCTTTTTCATTCTGAATTCAACTTTATAAGGCAGTTTCTTTTCAAAATGATCGGTAAGTCTTTCCATAACCAGATCAGAATCATCAGGATGTGTCCATTTTTTCCAGTTAGAGATTCGTGCTTCCACTTCGCTGGGTTTATAACCTAAAATTTCATACAAACGATCTGACCACCAATATTCATCGCTTTCCAGGTTATCCCAATCCCATATTGCATCATTCGAACCCTCTACTGCTAATGCAAATCGGTCTTTACTTTTTTGCAGCAATTGAATCGATTCTGTTTCATTGCTGATATCATGAGAGTTATAGAAAACATAGCTTGTTCCATCCTCTGAATTAAATATTGGTGTATAGGATGTTTTGGAGTGGTAGGTTTTTCCATTAATAGGGAAGCTTTCCGTGTGAGTTCCTTTTTCGCGGGTTTCAATCGCTTTTTGATAGTAATTAAGGGTGTAATCGAATATCTCCTGATCAAGAAATAGAATATCACAAAGTAATTCTTTTAAACTTTTCCCAACCAATTCTTTTTCTGTGACCTGTAATCCAATTTGATTTATTTTTTTTAGGTATGCTTTATTTACGGCAACAATTTTGAAGTTTTTGTTCCCCTCATTTTTCGATAAGAGTTGCAAATCTTGTGTGTTGTTAAAAACAGCAGATAAATAATTCTGACTGTCTCTTAATTTGTGTTCTGTAAGATTGAGTTCGGTTTTGTCTGTATGAGTTCCTACAATCCTAATGGCTTTTCCTTCGTTATTAAAAATTGCTTTTGCTAGTGAAAGGATATCAACCCAATGTCCTTCTTTATGCTTCATTCTAAATTCTAAAACAAAACGGTCTGTTTCCTTCGAGATCAATTTCT contains:
- a CDS encoding PAS domain-containing sensor histidine kinase gives rise to the protein MKSNKPEIKDELEKIKKNDPGVFDSMDIMFQVIELIYDKNNNAVDYYYRQVNPAFEKLVNKKSSELVGKRAKDIFGVVEDHWLKTYEKVEKTGIPANYENYGKELDKYYNINAWKTGDKQVAIAFTEITERKLVAQELIEAIEQAKQSEERFTLAMDASNDGVFDWNLETNDIYYSPGWKKMLGYEDNELPNDFSVWEKMTNPDDVQKSWAMQQKLISKETDRFVLEFRMKHKEGHWVDILSLAKAIFNNEGKAIRIVGTHTDKTELNLTEHKLRDSQNYLSAVFNNTQDLQLLSKNEGNKNFKIVAVNKAYLKKINQIGLQVTEKELVGKSLKELLCDILFLDQEIFDYTLNYYQKAIETREKGTHTESFPINGKTYHSKTSYTPIFNSEDGTSYVFYNSHDISNETESIQLLQKSKDRFALAVEGSNDAIWDWDNLESDEYWWSDRLYEILGYKPSEVEARISNWKKWTHPDDSDLVMERLTDHFEKKLPYKVEFRMKKKNGDFVWLLVRGESVRDKNGKPIRMAGSLSDITVRKKAEQEIVIAKERAEESDRLKSAFLANMSHEIRTPMNGILGFADLLKTPDLPVGKQKKYINIIEDSGNRMLNIINDIIDISKIEAGLMEIDIEESNVNEQIKFIYSFFKLEAKNKGLKLTYNTALPTKEAIIKTDREKVFAILTNLVKNAIKYTKKGSIELGYLKKADKLEFYVKDTGFGIPNDRTVAIFDRFIQADIEDKMARQGVGLGLSITKSYVEMLGGTIWVESEEGVGSIFYFTLPYPD